A window of the Rhizobium brockwellii genome harbors these coding sequences:
- a CDS encoding RidA family protein — protein MVARDAEARLAELAITLPSPPTPFGAYVEAIQSGPLLFLSGMLPVVGHDPVYFGRVGEELSILEGYDAARTACLSGLAAARSHLGSLNRVRRVAKLGVYIAAPDKFREHPKVADGASELLLDIFGAERIPPRVVLGVSSIPLGMPVEIELVLEIEP, from the coding sequence ATGGTAGCCCGTGACGCGGAGGCGCGCCTGGCGGAACTCGCCATTACCCTCCCTTCCCCGCCGACGCCTTTCGGCGCCTATGTCGAGGCAATCCAGTCAGGGCCGCTATTGTTCCTCAGCGGCATGCTTCCAGTGGTTGGCCACGATCCCGTCTACTTCGGACGCGTCGGTGAAGAGCTTTCGATCCTGGAAGGCTATGATGCCGCACGCACCGCATGCCTCAGCGGCCTCGCCGCCGCCAGGTCGCACTTGGGATCGCTGAACCGGGTTCGCCGGGTCGCGAAGCTCGGCGTCTACATCGCGGCGCCTGACAAGTTCCGCGAACATCCGAAAGTGGCAGACGGAGCCTCAGAGCTCCTGCTCGATATCTTCGGAGCGGAAAGGATTCCGCCACGCGTCGTTCTCGGCGTCTCCAGCATCCCGCTGGGAATGCCGGTCGAAATCGAACTCGTCCTCGAGATCGAACCCTAG
- a CDS encoding SDR family NAD(P)-dependent oxidoreductase codes for MSVHKTVVITGASQGIGAGLVKSFLDRGYNVVGTSRRIGETTAFERTDRLALVDGDVADPKTAERVAQQAVEKFGSIDALVNNAGVFLTKPFLDFTIDDYRRLSATNVEGFIHFTQQAVRQMQRQKSGGSVVTITSSLTDHPIAGVMASVAMITKGGLNAITKNLAMEFARDNIRINAVSPGVVDTPLHATNPRDFLKSLSPMGTITAIQEIVDGVVYLTEAANITGEVLHVDNGAHLGKW; via the coding sequence ATGAGCGTGCACAAGACTGTGGTGATCACCGGGGCATCCCAAGGGATTGGCGCCGGGCTGGTGAAGAGCTTCCTCGACAGGGGATACAACGTCGTCGGGACATCGAGACGCATCGGCGAGACGACAGCATTCGAGCGCACGGACCGGCTGGCGTTGGTCGATGGCGATGTCGCCGACCCGAAGACCGCGGAGCGTGTGGCGCAGCAGGCCGTCGAAAAATTCGGTTCGATCGACGCGCTTGTCAACAATGCAGGCGTTTTCCTCACCAAGCCCTTTCTCGATTTTACGATCGACGACTACCGGCGCCTCTCCGCGACGAATGTCGAAGGGTTCATCCATTTCACGCAGCAAGCCGTCAGGCAGATGCAACGTCAGAAGTCCGGAGGAAGCGTCGTCACCATTACGTCGTCGCTGACGGACCACCCCATTGCCGGCGTGATGGCATCGGTCGCCATGATCACGAAAGGCGGCCTCAATGCGATCACCAAGAACCTTGCGATGGAATTCGCCAGGGACAATATCCGCATAAATGCGGTGTCGCCGGGCGTCGTCGATACGCCGCTGCATGCAACGAATCCTAGAGACTTTCTCAAGTCCCTTTCGCCGATGGGAACGATCACGGCCATCCAGGAGATCGTCGACGGCGTTGTGTATCTGACCGAGGCCGCGAATATCACTGGGGAGGTGCTGCACGTCGACAACGGCGCACATCTCGGGAAATGGTAG
- a CDS encoding YybH family protein, translating to MQQRHFIEITGKEPRAGNGDPLDALKDFYSAFNTADMPALEAIWVEGEAPSMDNPIGGIRRGWGAIAEGYSKLFEGHAKVQVTFHDFTSQGGEDWHLFVGRERGQCETLKETLDVAFRTTRWFIRTNGLWRQLHHHGSVEDPKMLADYQRLIFGESR from the coding sequence ATGCAGCAGAGACATTTCATTGAGATCACGGGAAAAGAGCCGAGGGCTGGCAATGGTGATCCCCTCGACGCGCTGAAAGACTTCTACAGTGCGTTCAACACCGCCGACATGCCGGCGCTGGAAGCCATCTGGGTCGAGGGTGAGGCCCCGAGCATGGATAATCCTATCGGTGGAATCAGACGCGGGTGGGGTGCGATTGCCGAAGGGTACTCCAAGCTCTTCGAAGGTCATGCGAAGGTGCAGGTGACTTTCCACGACTTCACGAGCCAGGGCGGCGAAGACTGGCACCTCTTTGTCGGTCGTGAACGAGGCCAATGCGAGACGCTTAAGGAGACGCTCGATGTCGCTTTCCGCACGACACGCTGGTTCATTCGAACAAATGGTCTTTGGCGGCAACTCCACCATCACGGTTCCGTCGAGGACCCCAAGATGCTTGCCGACTACCAAAGACTGATCTTCGGGGAGAGCCGATAG
- a CDS encoding type 1 glutamine amidotransferase domain-containing protein — protein MKILMVFTSHDILGKTGRKTGFWLEEGAAPYYVFRDAGVELTLASPKGGQPPVDPKSDLPENQTLPMARFKQDPAAQRVFATTEKLSDMRSENFDAVFYPGGHGPMWDLVDNTDSISLIESFYNSGKPVAAVCHAPAVLHRVTYKGAPIVKGKRVTGFANSEEEEVQLTDVVPFLVEDELKRLGGLYEKAPNWQSFAITDGRLITGQNPASSTAGAQALVELLAKQSTAGSNAA, from the coding sequence ATGAAGATCCTGATGGTGTTTACGTCCCACGATATTCTTGGCAAGACCGGGCGAAAAACCGGGTTCTGGCTCGAGGAGGGCGCGGCCCCCTATTACGTGTTTCGTGATGCGGGCGTTGAACTGACACTCGCTTCTCCGAAGGGCGGCCAGCCGCCGGTCGATCCGAAGAGCGACCTGCCGGAAAACCAGACGCTGCCCATGGCGCGGTTCAAGCAGGATCCGGCAGCACAGAGAGTGTTCGCGACGACAGAGAAGCTAAGCGATATGCGCTCCGAGAACTTCGACGCCGTGTTCTATCCGGGCGGCCACGGACCGATGTGGGACCTGGTCGACAACACGGACTCAATCTCCCTGATTGAGTCCTTTTATAATTCCGGGAAGCCGGTCGCGGCGGTCTGCCACGCACCTGCTGTTCTGCATCGGGTGACCTACAAGGGCGCGCCGATCGTCAAAGGAAAACGCGTCACAGGATTCGCAAATAGCGAAGAGGAAGAGGTTCAGCTCACGGACGTCGTGCCGTTCCTGGTCGAAGATGAATTGAAGCGGCTCGGCGGACTTTATGAAAAAGCGCCGAACTGGCAGAGCTTCGCCATTACGGACGGCCGGTTGATCACCGGACAGAACCCGGCTTCTTCGACTGCCGGGGCGCAGGCCCTCGTCGAACTGCTTGCCAAGCAGTCTACGGCCGGTTCGAATGCTGCGTGA
- a CDS encoding phenylalanine 4-monooxygenase produces the protein MTKESSYTAKLAGPDGLYDYTPDEDVIWGELYRRQMTLLSDTACREYLDGVKMLGLKPDKVPQLLDVNRRLNETTGFGVEGVPALIPPSRFYELLSQGKFPLATFLRRREHIDYIEEPDLFHEVFGHCPMLTNQSYANFVRHFGETAVRLGKGYSWHLFRIFWFTVEFGLINTPQGRRCFGAGIVSSPSEAKAAMEGKACEFRRFDLLSVLRTPYRIDILQPIYYVIDGFADLEAIVDQDIEATILKAKSLGDFAPAFEAKAS, from the coding sequence ATGACCAAGGAAAGCAGTTACACCGCCAAACTGGCCGGCCCGGACGGTTTGTACGACTACACCCCGGATGAAGATGTTATCTGGGGTGAACTCTACCGGCGTCAGATGACGCTGCTTTCCGATACCGCCTGCCGCGAGTATCTGGACGGCGTCAAAATGCTGGGGCTGAAACCCGATAAGGTGCCTCAGCTTCTCGACGTCAACAGACGCCTGAACGAGACCACCGGCTTTGGCGTCGAAGGCGTGCCGGCGCTCATTCCGCCCTCGCGCTTTTACGAGCTTCTGTCGCAAGGCAAATTCCCGCTAGCAACTTTCCTCCGCCGTCGCGAGCATATCGACTATATCGAGGAACCGGACCTGTTCCACGAGGTTTTCGGCCACTGCCCCATGCTCACCAACCAGAGTTACGCCAATTTCGTCCGGCATTTCGGCGAAACCGCCGTCCGCCTCGGCAAGGGCTATTCATGGCACCTGTTCCGGATCTTCTGGTTCACCGTCGAATTCGGCCTGATCAATACGCCGCAAGGCCGCCGCTGCTTCGGCGCGGGCATCGTCTCATCTCCCAGCGAAGCGAAGGCGGCAATGGAGGGCAAGGCTTGCGAATTCCGGCGGTTCGATCTGCTGAGCGTTCTCAGGACGCCCTACCGGATCGATATCCTTCAGCCGATCTATTATGTCATCGACGGCTTCGCCGATCTTGAAGCGATCGTGGATCAGGATATCGAGGCCACGATCCTCAAGGCAAAATCGCTGGGTGATTTCGCCCCGGCTTTCGAAGCCAAAGCGTCGTGA
- a CDS encoding Lrp/AsnC family transcriptional regulator, protein MKEPGNFRRKLLQLVQADGSLSLADLAEKAGMSQSSAWRKIQELEADGVIRKRVTLLDPGKLDLKLCVIAHVTLEDHHEEAVASFASMVLERPEIMECYALSGAFDYMLKIRASDVESYEAFMTRYLMRNPHVRTVVSSFVLRELKFSTELPI, encoded by the coding sequence ATGAAAGAACCTGGGAACTTTCGCCGTAAGCTTCTGCAGCTCGTCCAGGCCGACGGCAGCCTTTCGCTGGCCGACCTGGCGGAAAAGGCCGGCATGTCGCAGAGCTCGGCCTGGCGGAAGATCCAGGAACTGGAAGCCGACGGCGTCATCCGCAAGCGTGTGACATTGCTTGATCCTGGAAAACTCGATCTCAAGCTCTGCGTCATCGCGCATGTCACGCTGGAGGATCACCATGAGGAGGCAGTCGCATCTTTCGCTTCGATGGTGTTGGAGCGGCCGGAGATCATGGAGTGTTACGCCTTGTCGGGCGCCTTCGACTATATGCTGAAGATAAGGGCAAGCGACGTGGAAAGCTACGAAGCGTTCATGACCCGCTATCTGATGCGCAACCCGCATGTGCGCACGGTCGTCTCGAGCTTTGTGCTGCGCGAGCTGAAATTCTCGACCGAACTGCCGATCTAA